One genomic segment of Vibrio nitrifigilis includes these proteins:
- a CDS encoding triose-phosphate isomerase family protein: MRRKVVGASWKMHVNTLEEGLALAQGIHQEVGQITDVDIFILPAFPLIQGLSTIFKSGQIGWGAQNMCFETKGAFTGEVPAPMLKELNCQYVELAHAERKKFFNETDLTVNKKLRICQEFGFTPVVCIGETSEDLAQDRAQAALKEQVVTMLSGLNHDFLKQTILAYEPVWAIGKSKTAGLDYIQNMHCYIRNIVKEYFGQDVSDDIRIIYGGSVSCETSDELLGLNDVDGVFIGRFGLNPENFRKITESAIKNI, from the coding sequence ATGAGAAGGAAAGTAGTAGGGGCAAGCTGGAAAATGCATGTTAATACTCTCGAAGAGGGGTTAGCACTCGCACAAGGAATACATCAGGAAGTCGGGCAAATCACCGACGTGGATATTTTCATTTTGCCAGCTTTTCCATTAATTCAAGGCTTATCAACCATTTTTAAATCAGGGCAGATTGGTTGGGGAGCACAAAATATGTGCTTTGAAACCAAAGGCGCATTTACCGGCGAAGTGCCTGCGCCAATGCTCAAAGAGCTGAACTGTCAGTATGTTGAACTTGCCCACGCAGAACGTAAAAAGTTCTTTAATGAAACCGATTTAACCGTGAATAAGAAACTGCGTATTTGCCAAGAGTTTGGTTTTACTCCAGTGGTGTGTATTGGTGAAACTTCAGAGGATCTCGCTCAAGATCGTGCACAGGCGGCCTTAAAAGAACAAGTTGTGACGATGCTATCTGGGTTAAATCATGATTTTCTAAAACAAACCATTCTTGCGTATGAACCTGTATGGGCAATAGGTAAAAGTAAAACCGCAGGGTTGGATTATATTCAAAATATGCACTGTTATATTCGTAATATCGTGAAAGAGTATTTCGGCCAAGATGTCAGTGATGATATTCGGATTATTTATGGTGGTTCAGTAAGCTGTGAAACATCAGATGAACTATTAGGTTTAAATGATGTGGATGGCGTATTTATTGGTCGTTTTGGATTAAATCCAGAAAACTTTAGAAAAATTACAGAAAGCGCGATTAAAAATATTTGA
- the rpiB gene encoding ribose 5-phosphate isomerase B, giving the protein MNIAIGCDEAAYELKEILKKHLQEKNINVVDYGTKTKEECVLYPDVALDVATAIQNKECERGVLLCGTGIGMAITANKVKGIRAACCHDAYSAERSRKSNDAQIITMGARVIAPQLATYLLDVWLNCEFSGAGSTAKVEKIKEYENEHLAV; this is encoded by the coding sequence ATGAATATTGCTATTGGTTGTGATGAAGCGGCGTATGAATTAAAAGAAATTTTAAAAAAACATCTGCAAGAAAAAAATATCAATGTAGTCGATTATGGGACAAAAACGAAAGAAGAGTGCGTGCTTTATCCTGATGTTGCTTTAGATGTAGCGACTGCGATTCAGAATAAAGAATGTGAACGTGGTGTGCTGCTATGTGGGACTGGGATTGGTATGGCGATTACAGCTAACAAAGTGAAAGGCATTCGTGCAGCGTGCTGCCATGATGCTTATTCAGCTGAACGTTCTCGTAAAAGCAATGATGCGCAAATTATTACAATGGGGGCGCGTGTTATTGCACCTCAATTAGCAACCTATTTATTAGATGTATGGTTAAATTGTGAATTCTCTGGTGCAGGTTCTACTGCAAAAGTAGAAAAAATCAAAGAATATGAAAATGAACATTTGGCTGTTTAA
- a CDS encoding 2-keto-3-deoxygluconate permease, with protein sequence MKLLEKLEKMPGGLVIVPLILAVAIKTLFPEFFEIGGFTTGLFKNGQPAMMGLFLILCGSSINVRQVGMPLYKGSILTGMKFILGVLLGLAVAKFFGPLGWMGLTPMVMIAAITNSNSSLYISLSAQFGKPTDTGAISILSLNDGPFFTLVALGATGLASIPFQALVATIIPLLIGFVWGNLDEHFKTTCQKAQPIVTFFMTISIGSSTDLSTLATAGASGIILGLISAASGILFYFLYNALLKKDERSAMGAAIGTTALNSAMTPAAIAAADPSMAHLVPMATAQCATASIITLFLCPFLVAFFDSRMKKKRAKEAALDNHEHVHI encoded by the coding sequence GTGAAACTTTTAGAAAAGCTTGAAAAAATGCCAGGCGGTCTAGTGATAGTCCCGCTAATATTAGCTGTCGCGATAAAAACACTATTCCCCGAATTTTTTGAAATAGGAGGTTTTACTACCGGTCTGTTTAAAAATGGTCAGCCCGCGATGATGGGGCTATTTTTGATATTGTGTGGTTCATCGATCAATGTCAGGCAAGTCGGGATGCCCCTTTATAAGGGAAGTATCTTAACAGGGATGAAATTTATTCTTGGTGTATTGCTCGGATTAGCTGTTGCCAAATTTTTTGGCCCGTTAGGTTGGATGGGGTTAACGCCAATGGTCATGATTGCGGCGATCACTAACTCCAATAGCTCGTTGTATATTTCGCTATCAGCTCAGTTTGGTAAGCCAACCGATACCGGTGCAATCTCAATTTTGTCACTGAACGATGGCCCATTTTTTACCTTGGTTGCACTCGGAGCGACGGGCTTAGCGAGTATTCCGTTTCAAGCGCTGGTTGCCACCATTATTCCTCTATTAATTGGGTTTGTATGGGGGAATTTGGATGAGCACTTTAAGACAACGTGCCAAAAAGCTCAGCCTATCGTGACCTTTTTTATGACCATCTCTATTGGTTCTAGCACCGACCTTTCCACATTAGCGACAGCGGGAGCATCAGGCATCATCTTAGGTCTTATTTCAGCTGCGAGCGGTATCTTATTTTATTTCTTGTATAACGCTTTACTGAAAAAAGACGAACGCAGCGCGATGGGGGCGGCTATTGGTACCACAGCATTAAACTCCGCAATGACGCCAGCCGCGATTGCCGCGGCCGATCCATCGATGGCCCACTTAGTGCCTATGGCAACGGCTCAGTGTGCAACGGCATCGATTATTACGCTGTTTTT